The following coding sequences lie in one Thalassoglobus polymorphus genomic window:
- the serC gene encoding 3-phosphoserine/phosphohydroxythreonine transaminase, protein MSALHSSIEKSNTRYPMSQRINNFSAGPAVLPVEVLEEAQNSLLDFNGTGIGIMEHSHRGAAFSGVLAQTIADCRKLAEIPDDYQVLFVQGGASSQFFTLPMNFLSEGETADYLVTGAWSKKAVAQAKRFGTAHVASTSEDRNFCYIPETAEYSANPKYVHFTSNNTIFGTQFHKEPETPDGAPLICDASSDIFCRPLDIKKYGMIYAGAQKNLGPSGVTLVVVHDDLVKAGKLDIPEMLQYRTFAENDSCYNTPPTFGIYFMGLVFKWIMKQGGLKEIEIRNQQKSEVLYSYLDNSNLFRATADRGSRSLMNVTFVTGDETIDKRFIEQATAAGFDGLKGHRSVGGMRASLYNAFPPAGVKELVDFMTDFEAKNS, encoded by the coding sequence TTGTCCGCGCTTCACTCGTCCATCGAAAAATCCAACACCCGATATCCAATGTCTCAAAGAATCAATAATTTCTCAGCTGGTCCTGCCGTTCTTCCAGTCGAAGTGCTCGAAGAAGCTCAAAACAGTCTGCTCGATTTCAATGGGACCGGAATCGGCATCATGGAGCATTCGCACCGAGGGGCTGCTTTCAGCGGAGTGCTGGCTCAGACGATCGCAGATTGTCGGAAACTTGCAGAGATTCCTGACGACTATCAGGTCCTGTTTGTTCAAGGTGGAGCCTCTTCACAGTTCTTCACCCTCCCCATGAATTTTCTCAGCGAGGGGGAGACTGCTGATTACCTCGTGACAGGAGCCTGGTCGAAGAAAGCCGTGGCCCAGGCAAAACGTTTTGGAACAGCTCACGTTGCCAGTACCAGCGAAGACCGCAATTTCTGCTACATCCCGGAGACGGCTGAATACTCTGCGAACCCGAAGTATGTTCATTTCACTTCGAACAACACAATTTTCGGGACTCAGTTCCATAAAGAGCCAGAGACTCCAGACGGCGCACCTTTGATTTGCGATGCAAGTAGTGACATCTTCTGTCGTCCGCTTGATATCAAGAAGTATGGAATGATTTACGCCGGTGCGCAGAAAAACCTGGGCCCATCTGGTGTTACGTTGGTTGTTGTGCACGATGATCTGGTCAAGGCAGGCAAACTCGATATCCCGGAAATGTTGCAATATCGAACTTTCGCTGAGAACGATTCTTGTTACAACACGCCCCCGACATTTGGAATCTATTTCATGGGGCTCGTTTTCAAATGGATCATGAAGCAAGGCGGCCTCAAAGAAATTGAAATCCGTAATCAGCAGAAGTCGGAAGTTCTCTATTCGTACCTCGACAATAGCAACCTGTTCCGCGCCACCGCAGACCGGGGAAGCCGTTCGCTGATGAACGTCACCTTCGTGACCGGTGACGAAACGATTGACAAACGATTCATCGAGCAAGCTACAGCAGCCGGATTCGATGGTCTCAAAGGTCACCGAAGTGTCGGCGGAATGCGAGCGAGTCTTTACAACGCGTTTCCACCTGCAGGGGTGAAGGAACTCGTCGACTTTATGACAGACTTCGAAGCCAAAAACAGCTGA
- the aroH gene encoding chorismate mutase, whose protein sequence is MPVRGVRGAITVEANTKVEILSATRELLEEIIARNELNDFSEVVSAIFTTTTDLTAAFPAEAARELGMGSVPLLCASEIEVPGALPLVIRILLHLNSDKHQSEMNHVYLRDAQKLRKDISNAQ, encoded by the coding sequence ATGCCCGTACGAGGCGTAAGAGGCGCGATCACTGTCGAAGCGAACACGAAAGTTGAGATTCTCTCAGCAACTCGTGAACTGCTTGAAGAAATTATTGCGCGCAATGAGCTCAATGATTTTTCTGAAGTCGTCTCTGCAATCTTCACGACAACGACAGATTTAACCGCCGCGTTTCCAGCAGAAGCTGCCAGGGAATTAGGAATGGGCTCCGTTCCGTTGCTGTGTGCATCTGAAATCGAAGTCCCCGGAGCCTTACCCTTAGTGATTCGCATTCTACTGCATTTGAACAGCGACAAACACCAGTCGGAAATGAATCACGTCTACTTAAGAGACGCTCAGAAGCTGCGAAAAGATATCTCAAACGCCCAATGA
- a CDS encoding CYTH domain-containing protein, producing the protein MGVEIERKFLVLQSYQQGEPILYRQGYLSREPGRTVRVRVAGENAWITIKSSTQNFSRQEFEYPIPLPDAQELLLLCEGFIVEKYRWRVPHGKHTWEVDEFLGDNSGLIVAEIELDSEDELFELPPWIGEEVSSDMRYHNSNLSVYPFQQWED; encoded by the coding sequence ATGGGAGTTGAAATCGAACGTAAGTTTCTTGTGCTGCAGTCGTACCAACAGGGGGAGCCGATCCTTTATCGACAGGGATACCTGTCGAGAGAACCAGGCAGAACTGTTCGCGTGCGGGTAGCCGGAGAGAATGCCTGGATCACAATCAAATCCTCAACGCAAAACTTCTCACGGCAGGAATTCGAGTATCCGATTCCCCTGCCGGATGCGCAGGAACTACTGCTTCTGTGTGAGGGCTTTATCGTTGAGAAGTATCGCTGGCGAGTTCCGCATGGCAAACATACGTGGGAAGTCGACGAATTTTTGGGTGATAACTCCGGACTGATTGTGGCCGAAATCGAACTCGACTCAGAAGACGAACTGTTCGAGTTGCCTCCCTGGATCGGCGAAGAAGTTTCCAGCGACATGAGGTATCACAATTCCAATCTATCGGTCTATCCTTTCCAACAATGGGAAGACTGA
- a CDS encoding class I SAM-dependent methyltransferase, producing the protein MTLQDPESEILLQLQKHPELFAAIESSDESEFKRQQSLREKYPAELVRAALTLCELRSKAKDKFSKGDQMWFDRKGLEQSTPEAVANHKAKRFQHATSPIYDLCSGIGSDSIAMASVGKNVHSVDELPVAGIRTMLNAAIYGVQDRITTEACDVRSLDLGGHWIHIDPDRRSSQKRAVRLEDYEPPLEFLQQLTESTPAGAMKLSPASNFGGKFQNCEIELISLNGECKEATVWYGDAAGECDWTATILPAGYTLTANPWDHYPRVGELNDYMYDPDPAIVRAGLLDALADQIGLTRLDDAEEYLTSAKLISTPAATPFRVLATLPNNAKEMRKYFRDHPVGEVEIKCRHVPTNADQLRKKLPLKGHGRATLFIARLQGKTKAVVAERVTA; encoded by the coding sequence GTGACGTTGCAAGATCCTGAATCTGAAATACTTCTCCAGCTACAAAAACATCCGGAACTGTTCGCCGCAATCGAGTCTTCTGATGAATCGGAATTCAAACGGCAACAATCTCTGCGTGAGAAATATCCCGCTGAACTCGTCCGAGCAGCTCTGACACTTTGTGAGTTGAGGTCAAAAGCCAAGGATAAATTTTCAAAGGGAGACCAGATGTGGTTCGACCGAAAAGGGCTCGAACAATCGACTCCTGAAGCGGTGGCAAATCACAAAGCGAAGCGTTTTCAACACGCAACATCGCCAATCTACGACCTCTGTTCCGGGATCGGCTCGGACTCCATCGCGATGGCGTCAGTCGGGAAGAACGTTCACAGTGTCGACGAGTTGCCTGTCGCCGGAATACGCACAATGCTCAACGCTGCGATTTATGGCGTTCAGGATCGAATCACAACAGAAGCCTGTGACGTACGCAGCCTGGACCTCGGTGGGCATTGGATTCACATTGACCCAGATCGAAGATCGAGTCAAAAAAGGGCGGTCCGACTGGAAGACTATGAACCTCCATTGGAATTCCTGCAACAACTTACTGAATCAACACCAGCGGGAGCGATGAAACTCTCTCCGGCCAGCAACTTTGGCGGAAAGTTTCAGAACTGCGAGATCGAACTCATCAGCCTCAACGGAGAGTGCAAAGAGGCAACCGTCTGGTATGGCGATGCAGCAGGGGAGTGCGACTGGACCGCAACAATTCTCCCCGCTGGCTACACACTGACAGCAAATCCTTGGGACCATTACCCGCGTGTGGGCGAACTGAATGATTACATGTACGATCCCGATCCTGCGATCGTTCGCGCTGGACTACTCGACGCACTTGCAGATCAAATTGGCCTGACTCGTCTTGATGACGCAGAAGAATACCTGACCAGTGCCAAACTCATTTCAACTCCAGCAGCCACTCCATTTCGTGTCCTCGCAACTCTTCCAAACAACGCGAAGGAGATGCGAAAATACTTCCGTGATCATCCTGTTGGAGAAGTCGAAATCAAATGCCGGCACGTCCCGACAAATGCCGACCAACTGAGAAAGAAACTTCCTCTCAAAGGTCACGGACGTGCCACGCTTTTCATTGCCAGACTTCAAGGAAAAACAAAAGCTGTTGTCGCAGAAAGAGTAACGGCATAG
- a CDS encoding LolA-like protein, protein MVRLSKSDLTQKVKQPMVLDSLQQVRKCSLLIALILSSALQAGESLPNIEAVKRRIQQTESLIQNLQVNEKAVCRQRDLQGGDEIYEMDRECQWTITADGKKHYIATGETLRFMANSATTNPFKVELAFDGTYSRSLEYLSRDLARIFSGEVADHPSYYSMLPTEFTVLGGRESLLQILEKREYKVVGREEYQGREVLKIEGEAIERGGWFWNRRILFDMQRGTLVKTAYLMKQQAEKEWIEYAIWAGSNHEEISPGVWLPLKYRKYSFLVKKNDAPKEFSDGYVGTFSNWIVNAKLPKSRFQLIFPENVPVNDQRKGANGRLLSQAEIEELNRQQ, encoded by the coding sequence ATGGTACGACTGTCCAAAAGTGATCTGACACAAAAAGTGAAGCAACCGATGGTTTTAGACTCGCTGCAGCAAGTTCGAAAATGCAGCCTGCTCATTGCTCTCATTCTTTCCTCTGCACTGCAGGCCGGGGAAAGCCTCCCCAATATCGAAGCGGTCAAGAGACGGATTCAGCAAACTGAATCGCTCATACAAAACCTTCAAGTCAACGAGAAGGCCGTTTGCCGTCAACGAGACCTTCAGGGGGGAGACGAGATTTACGAGATGGACCGTGAGTGCCAGTGGACGATTACAGCAGACGGAAAAAAACATTACATCGCCACCGGCGAGACGCTTCGTTTCATGGCAAATTCCGCCACGACAAATCCCTTCAAAGTAGAACTCGCTTTTGACGGAACGTACTCAAGATCTCTCGAATACCTCAGCCGTGACCTGGCGAGAATCTTCTCTGGAGAAGTCGCAGACCATCCCTCTTACTACAGCATGCTGCCAACGGAGTTCACTGTTCTTGGTGGACGGGAAAGCCTGCTCCAGATTCTGGAGAAAAGAGAGTACAAGGTCGTTGGACGGGAGGAATATCAGGGTCGCGAAGTTCTCAAGATCGAAGGAGAAGCAATTGAACGTGGTGGATGGTTTTGGAATCGCCGGATCCTCTTCGACATGCAACGTGGCACGCTGGTTAAAACGGCCTACTTGATGAAGCAACAAGCAGAAAAGGAATGGATAGAATACGCCATTTGGGCTGGGTCAAACCATGAGGAAATTTCACCGGGGGTTTGGCTCCCGCTGAAGTACCGCAAGTATTCATTTCTCGTCAAAAAGAACGATGCTCCGAAAGAGTTTTCCGACGGATACGTTGGAACTTTCTCGAACTGGATTGTGAACGCCAAGCTGCCCAAGAGTCGCTTTCAACTCATCTTTCCAGAAAACGTTCCCGTCAACGATCAGCGGAAAGGGGCCAACGGTCGCTTGCTCAGTCAAGCTGAAATCGAAGAACTCAATCGACAACAGTAG
- a CDS encoding sulfatase-like hydrolase/transferase — protein MSRSSTVFAFLFIGLFCSLLPAADQPNILWLTAEDIGPHLGCYGDDYADTPKLDEFANRSLTYLNAWSTAPVCAPARTTLISGMYPPSTGSEHMRSLASLPEQFKMYPVYMREAGYFCVNPGKEDYNLQKVGKVWDDVNKKQIWKQLKQKQPFMAVINQTNTHESKIRTRPHKQIHDPAGVRIPAHHPDTPEVRQDWAQYYDNITKMDKWFGQQLDQLKAQGLADDTIVFFYGDHGSGMPRHKRWPYDSGLRVPLIIHLPEKFKDLAPEEYMPGGKTDRIVGFIDYAQTVISLAGAKPPKHMQGHAFLGKFEEPAQEYGFGFRGRMDERYDLVRTTRNKRYVYIRNYMPHKVYGQYIQYMFVTPTTRVWKELYDAGELTDAQSLFWKTKPYEELYDLQTDPDEVNNLVNSADHQNVLNELRSEHEKWVMRVRDVGFLPEDELHNKFPDMTPYEIGHSGPEIYPLKQIQHVAAIAASNDLEQIPFLIEMLNNENSTIRYWAAMGLLMREERGTSEGQASLRKAVKSDDSQSVRVIAAEALGRYGDKQDVKLALDRLIECANPENHGQYVAMLALNAIDFMDDRAVPIKKEIEALPRNGDWVPARGKSYVPNLITKILDDMNEAK, from the coding sequence ATGTCCCGATCGTCCACCGTATTTGCATTCCTGTTCATCGGTCTCTTCTGCTCGCTTTTGCCTGCAGCTGATCAACCTAACATCCTTTGGCTCACGGCTGAGGATATCGGCCCTCATTTAGGATGCTATGGAGACGACTATGCGGACACCCCCAAGCTGGACGAATTTGCGAATCGCAGCTTGACCTATCTCAATGCCTGGTCCACCGCTCCTGTCTGCGCTCCCGCTCGAACAACTTTAATCTCTGGGATGTATCCGCCCAGCACAGGTTCTGAACACATGAGAAGTCTGGCCTCGCTGCCAGAGCAGTTCAAAATGTATCCGGTCTACATGCGTGAAGCGGGTTACTTCTGTGTGAATCCGGGCAAGGAAGATTACAACTTACAGAAGGTCGGGAAAGTCTGGGATGATGTCAACAAAAAGCAGATTTGGAAACAGCTGAAACAGAAGCAGCCGTTCATGGCGGTCATCAATCAGACAAACACCCACGAATCAAAAATTCGGACGCGACCACACAAACAGATTCATGACCCTGCCGGCGTTCGCATTCCGGCACATCATCCCGACACACCGGAAGTTCGGCAGGACTGGGCTCAATATTACGACAACATCACCAAGATGGACAAATGGTTCGGCCAACAGCTTGATCAACTCAAAGCACAGGGACTGGCGGACGATACAATCGTCTTCTTCTACGGAGACCACGGCTCCGGAATGCCCCGGCACAAACGCTGGCCTTACGACTCTGGCTTGCGGGTCCCACTGATCATTCACCTCCCTGAGAAATTCAAAGACCTCGCCCCCGAGGAGTACATGCCCGGCGGAAAAACTGATCGCATTGTCGGGTTCATCGACTATGCTCAAACCGTCATCAGTCTTGCAGGTGCAAAGCCTCCAAAGCATATGCAGGGGCATGCTTTTCTCGGCAAGTTCGAAGAACCGGCACAGGAATACGGATTCGGATTTCGCGGGCGGATGGATGAACGTTACGACCTGGTTCGAACCACGCGAAACAAACGATATGTGTATATTCGGAACTACATGCCACACAAAGTTTACGGACAATACATTCAGTACATGTTCGTAACCCCGACAACTCGGGTCTGGAAAGAACTCTACGATGCCGGAGAACTGACCGACGCTCAGAGCCTCTTCTGGAAAACCAAACCATACGAAGAGTTGTACGATCTCCAGACTGATCCTGATGAAGTCAATAATCTAGTCAATTCAGCGGATCATCAGAACGTACTGAATGAACTACGTAGTGAACACGAAAAATGGGTGATGAGAGTTCGCGATGTTGGCTTCCTGCCTGAAGATGAACTACATAATAAATTCCCAGACATGACTCCCTACGAGATCGGTCACTCAGGCCCGGAGATTTATCCTCTCAAGCAGATTCAACATGTCGCAGCCATCGCTGCCTCAAATGACTTGGAACAGATTCCGTTTCTGATTGAGATGCTCAACAATGAAAACTCAACCATTCGCTACTGGGCGGCGATGGGGCTTTTGATGCGAGAAGAACGCGGGACATCAGAAGGTCAGGCATCTTTACGAAAAGCCGTGAAAAGCGATGACTCACAAAGTGTCCGAGTGATTGCTGCCGAAGCCTTAGGTCGCTACGGCGACAAACAGGATGTCAAACTCGCTCTCGACAGATTGATTGAATGTGCCAACCCGGAAAACCATGGGCAGTACGTTGCCATGCTGGCGTTGAACGCGATCGACTTCATGGACGATCGAGCAGTACCGATCAAAAAAGAAATCGAAGCTCTACCGCGAAATGGGGACTGGGTTCCCGCACGAGGCAAGTCTTACGTTCCCAACTTAATCACCAAGATTCTGGATGACATGAACGAAGCAAAATAA
- a CDS encoding acyl-CoA desaturase has translation MSPTESAALDQERSQSKSAEPAAVVGLSNIDWGTAVPYFFLHLLCFSVFWVGVSPVAVLVFFLALYLRVFALTGFYHRYFSHKAFQTSRFVQFLGGFIGCSAAQRGPVWWAAHHRHHHRRSDKPADVHSPRQHGFWWSHLLWFLTHENAETDERVVKDWMKFPELRWLERYHLLPAIFMALSMYALGAILQTQWPALGTGPWQMLVWGFLLSTISLYHITYFVNSLAHLIGTQRFETGDDSRNNLWIALVTWGEGWHNNHHYYQNSARQGFYWWEIDMTYNVLKVLSWFGVVWNLKTVPEKVLNEGRHSTKKR, from the coding sequence ATGAGCCCCACAGAGTCTGCCGCTCTCGACCAAGAGAGGTCACAGTCGAAGTCCGCAGAACCTGCAGCGGTCGTTGGTCTATCAAATATCGACTGGGGGACTGCGGTCCCGTACTTCTTCTTGCATTTACTCTGCTTCTCGGTCTTCTGGGTTGGTGTGAGCCCAGTTGCAGTGCTCGTCTTTTTTCTGGCTTTATACCTGCGAGTCTTCGCGCTCACAGGCTTTTACCATCGCTATTTCTCCCACAAAGCATTCCAGACGTCCCGGTTTGTTCAGTTTCTTGGTGGGTTCATTGGATGCAGTGCAGCCCAGCGTGGCCCTGTCTGGTGGGCTGCTCACCACCGGCATCATCATCGCCGATCTGACAAACCAGCGGATGTCCACTCTCCTCGCCAGCACGGATTCTGGTGGAGTCACCTGCTGTGGTTCCTCACTCACGAGAACGCCGAGACTGACGAACGTGTCGTCAAAGACTGGATGAAGTTCCCCGAACTCCGCTGGCTGGAACGGTATCATCTACTCCCTGCAATTTTCATGGCGCTGTCGATGTATGCACTGGGAGCAATCTTGCAGACTCAATGGCCAGCTTTAGGAACAGGCCCATGGCAAATGCTTGTCTGGGGGTTCTTACTCTCAACGATCTCGCTTTACCACATCACCTACTTCGTGAATTCGCTGGCACATCTGATCGGAACCCAGCGATTCGAAACCGGCGACGATAGTCGAAATAATCTCTGGATTGCATTGGTGACTTGGGGAGAAGGCTGGCACAACAACCACCATTATTATCAGAATTCTGCCCGACAGGGATTTTACTGGTGGGAAATCGACATGACTTACAACGTCCTGAAAGTTCTTTCGTGGTTCGGGGTTGTGTGGAATCTAAAAACAGTTCCAGAGAAAGTGCTCAACGAAGGACGTCACTCAACAAAGAAACGTTAA